The segment GCCGGGCCAGGCGCCAAGCGCCGCCGCAGCCGACACGATGTACGGCCCGAGGTCGTTGAGTGCGCCGCCGCCCAGCGCGGGGTCCCACCGGAAGTTGTCGCGCGGCAGCGCCGCGAACGTGAACCGCAGCGCCGCGCCCACCGGGCGCTCGGCGAATGTCGCGGCCACCGCGGGATGGTGGAGCCACGGCAGCGACTCCAAGAGCAGGAGGTCTTTGCGCTCCGCCATCGCGGCGAGCACGCCCACCTCGTCGGCGCTCAGGGCCACCGGCTTCTCGACGATGACGTGCCAGCCGCGCTCGAGCGCGAGCCGCGCGGTCGCGCAATGCGCCGCGTTATGGTTCGCCACCCACGCGAGGCGCGGAATCGTTTCGTCGGCCACCGGTTCGAGCGCGGATTCGTACGATCGGAACCACGAGAGATCGCAGTCCATCGGCCTGCGACTGGCGACGATCACCATCGCGCCCGCCTCGCGCAACGCCGGCAGGATCTTTCGGCGTGTCACCGATCCGCCCCCGAGCACGGCGACTACCACAGACATGCCGTCATCCCCCGTAGCTCGATCGACACCGTCCACCCGTGCGCGATGAACGCGCGAAGCTGCGCCAGCGTCGTCCATTGGTGCGTCGGCGCCAACGCCGTGGCATCGTCCGACGGCAACTCGACGATCGACCAATCGTTCTGTTCGCCGAATCGCCCGCCCTCTTCCGCGTGGCGCGCGTGGTAGCGCGTCGTCGATTGAAGAAACATCGTCGCCGGCAGACCCAACAACGGCCAGACGTCCCAGGCCATGGGATCGTCGAGACGCTTGAACGTTGAGAACGTCGGCGCCAGTTCCACGCCCGTCGCGCATCCCGGCGCGAATCGCGCGCGCACGGCCGCGTGCAGCACGCCGCCACGCGATTGCACGAGCAGCACGTGCCGACGACCCGAACTCGTGACGAGCGGCTGATTCCACGCCGGCACTTCGCGCGTCGGGGCGTCCACGTGGACGCCGACCACGCGCCACCCGTCGGGCTCGAACCCGCACAACGCGCCGTTGTTGACGCCCCATCCTGCCAACTCACACAGCGGCATGAGGCGCGCCGCGTGCACCGCGCGCGCCTGATGGCCGGCAAGCCATCGATGCAGCGCCCGCGTCGCGACCTCGGCCTCCGACTCAAGCGCCGTGGCCGAGCGATAACACGCCGATCGCCACGCGTCGAGATCGCGCGCGAACCCGGCGCGACCCACCGTCGGCAGGCACGCGAGCACGGAGCGCGCGTCCATGTGCACGACGTAGTCGCGGCGCAGCAGCGCCTGCAGGTCGCCAAGCG is part of the bacterium genome and harbors:
- a CDS encoding NDP-hexose 2,3-dehydratase family protein; translated protein: MGRDLDDAFAAACDDSRVATPSPARLAALTEWLRDRTAAHALRVQRRSLHSLMRWRFDPATGDFGHDTGRFFRVTGCRWTDPSDGVAGASPMLVQPEVGLLGWLARVRDGVLQFLCQAKTEPGNPGGAAQVSTTVQATASNIARVHGGRAVACADAFPPGDPRVVVDVCATEHPDRFWQKVNRNVVRWCADDDAVPEGPDYEWLTLGDLQALLRRDYVVHMDARSVLACLPTVGRAGFARDLDAWRSACYRSATALESEAEVATRALHRWLAGHQARAVHAARLMPLCELAGWGVNNGALCGFEPDGWRVVGVHVDAPTREVPAWNQPLVTSSGRRHVLLVQSRGGVLHAAVRARFAPGCATGVELAPTFSTFKRLDDPMAWDVWPLLGLPATMFLQSTTRYHARHAEEGGRFGEQNDWSIVELPSDDATALAPTHQWTTLAQLRAFIAHGWTVSIELRGMTACLW
- a CDS encoding Gfo/Idh/MocA family oxidoreductase, producing the protein MSVVVAVLGGGSVTRRKILPALREAGAMVIVASRRPMDCDLSWFRSYESALEPVADETIPRLAWVANHNAAHCATARLALERGWHVIVEKPVALSADEVGVLAAMAERKDLLLLESLPWLHHPAVAATFAERPVGAALRFTFAALPRDNFRWDPALGGGALNDLGPYIVSAAAALGAWPGGRFEGTARRIGDDAVESWTEVRALVGTSVRLTATMGWREGEPYRNRLVATMADEDGRETHRVEVAPACTVPDHSGYAAVAGVALAACAPDATARRAQHRAAAVRQAVGMDALRAAVEVVHG